The Streptomyces sp. NBC_00569 genomic sequence AGGGCAGCGGGACTGGAACACGCAGCCGCGCGGCGGGTCGGCCGGGCTGGGCAGATCGCCCTTCAGCCGGATCCGCCCACTACGGTCAGCGGCCGGGTCGGGCTGCGGCACGGCGGACAGCAGCGCCCGCGTGTAGGGATGTTCCGGAGCGCCGAAGACCCGGGCGGTGTCGCCGTATTCCATGATCTTGCCGAGGTACATCACCGCGATGCGGTCGGCGAAGTGCTGGACCACGGACAGGTCGTGGGCGATGAAGAGGTAGGCCACCCCGGTGTCCCGCTGGATGTCCTCGAGGAGGTTGATGACCTGCGCCTGGACGGACACGTCCAGTGCGGACACCGGTTCGTCGCAGATGATGAGTTGCGGATCCAGGGCGAGCGCCCTGGCGATGCCCACGCGCTGTTTCTGGCCGCCGGAGAACTCGTGCGGGAAGCGGTTGTAGTGGTCGGGGCGCAGCCCCACCCGGTCCATCAGGTCCCGCACCCTGGCCTTGACGCCGCCGGCCGGTGTGATCCGCTGGGCGAGGAGCGGTGCGGCGATCGCGCTGCCCACGGACTGGCGGGGGTTCAGCGACGACGACGGGTTCTGGAACACCATCTGCACCCGGCGCCGGTACTCCTGCAGTTCCGACGAACGCAGCTCGGCGATCTCCCGGCCATCGAGCCGGACGCTCCCGGAAGTCGGGTCGAGGAGGCGCATGAGCAGACGGCCGGTGGTCGACTTGCCACAGCCGGACTCCCCCACCAGGCCGAGGGTCTGTCCGGCGTCGACGGAGAAGCTGACGCCGTCCACGGCCTTGATCGCACCGCCGCCGGGCCTGAAGCCGCGGGAGCGGGTCGGGAAGTGCTTGGTCAGGTCGGTGACCTCCAGCAGCGGCGTCATCGGGCCACCTCTCCGGTCGGTTGCAGCGTCTCGAGGTGGCACCGCGACGGGTGCCCGTCGAGGCCGGTCAGTGTCGGGCGGCGCGTACCGCAGGCGTCGTCGGGCACCAGGTGTGCCTTCGGGCAGCGGTCGGCGAAGAGGCAGCCGTCGGGCAGCGCCAGCAGCGACGGCGGGAAGCCCGGGATGGGGTTGAGCCGTTCGGACCGCTGCGCCAGCGACGGCATCGAGGCCAGCAGTCCCTGGGTGTAGGGGTGCCGCGGGTCCTTGAAGAGGTTCGCGACGGTCGCCTGCTCCACGCACTCCCCGCCGTACATCACCACGACCTGGTGACACACCTCGGCGACCACGCCGAGGTCGTGGGTCACCAGGATCACGGAGGTCCCGGTCTCGTCCTGCAGCTCGTTGAGCAGGTCGAGGATCTGGGCCTGCACGGTGACGTCGAGGGCGGTGGTGGGTTCGTCGGCGATCAGCAGCTCGGGTTCGCAGACGAGCGCCATGGCGATCATCGCGCGCTGGCGCATGCCGCCGGAGAACTCGTGCGGGTAGGCGGCGTAGCGGCGCTTGGGGTCGGGGATCCCGACGCGGCCGAGCATGTCGACGGCGACCTGCGCCGCGGCCTTCTTGGACACGTGGTTGTGCACCCGGTAGGCCTCGGCGATCTGGGCGCCGACGGGGTAGAAGGGGTGCATGGCCGACAGCGGGTCCTGGAAGATCATCGCGATCTTCTTGCCGCGGTAGGCGCGCATCTGCGTCTCGGTGAGCGTGTTGAGATCCTGTCCGTCGAGGAGGATCTGTCCGGTGACCTCGGCTGTGGTGTCCTTGAGCAGGCCCATCAGCGCCTGGCTCGTGACGGTCTTTCCGGAGCCGGACTCGCCGACGATTCCGACGGTTTCCCCGCGCGCCAGGGTCAGGTCCATCCCGTTGACGGCGTGCACCACTCCGTCGTCGGTCGGGAAGCTCACCCGTAGATCGCGGATGGCCAGCATGGGCGCGGCTTCGGGCGTGGTCATCAGGCGACCCTCACTCGCGGGTCGATCACCGCGTAGGCGATGTCGACCAGGACGTTGGCGACAATGATGAAGAACGCGGCCATCATGGTGATGGCCATGGTGACCGGCAGGTCACCGGACTGAGCGGCGTGCACCGCGGTGAATCCGACGCCCGGCACCGAGAAGATCTGCTCGGTGAGCACGGCTCCGCCCAGCAGGCCGCCGATGTCGAGGCCGAGCATGGTGACGACCGGAGTGATGCCGGCCCGCGCGCCGTGCTTGAACACGATGTTCCGGCGGGACAGTCCCTTCGCGCGGGCGGTGCGCATGAAGTCCTCGCCGAAGGTCTCCAGCATGTTGCTGCGGGTGACCCGGATGTACTGCGCGCTGAACAGCACGGCCAGCGCGACCCACGGCAGAAGGTAGTTGAGGAGCCAGCCGCCGGGACCCGTCGCGTCGAAGGGCGTGGCTATCTCGTTGGTGGTGAACGGCAGCAGGTCCAGCGTGCTGACGAACAGGAGCAGCAGCAACAGGCCGGTCACCGGAATGGGCAGCGATACGCCGACGGAGGCGCCGCCGACGATCAGTTTGTCGGCGAACCGGCCCTTGCGGAGCGCCGCGAGCAGGCCGAGGCCGACACCGGCGACGGTCCACAGCACGATCGCACCGCTGGCCACCGACAGTGTGTACGGCAGGGCACGGCCGATGATCGTGGTGACGTCCTCGTTGGTCTGGAACGACTTGCCCAGGCACGGCCAGTTGCACAGGGTCTCGGCGCCGGGCGCGCCGACGGTGTGGCTGCTCACCAGCCCCGACATGTAGGTGAAGTACTGGGTGAGGAACGGCTTGTCCATCCCGAGCGCGATCCGGGCCTCGGCGATGCGCTGCGGTGTGCACTCCTGACCGCAGGCCGCCGCGGCCGGGTCCGCCGGGCCGAGCTGGAACAGACTGAACGTCACGAAGCTGATGACAAACAAGAGCACGATCATCGCGACGAAGCGCCGCATCAGGAAACTGGTCATGGGTGCGACCTGCCGGCTCGGGATGAACTCACCGTTCGACTACCTCTCTTGTGCAGCGTGCGTCAGTGCTCGGCGCCGACGATCGACAGGTCTATGGCCCCGAAGAAGTAGCCCATCTGGGCGCCTCGGACCTTGGAGCCGACCACGCTGCTGGTGTAGCTGCGCACCAGCGGGACGAGCGGGTAGGCCTGCATGGTCCGGTCGAAGAGGGTGGCCCACTTCTTGCCCAGTTCCTCACTGGTCCCGTTGGTGCCGCGGAGCTTGTACATGTCGTGGGCGATCTTCGGGTCGTGGAAGCGCGGGATGTTGGAGAAGCCGTAGGTCTTGCCGTCCAGGCTCGGCCCCACGTTCGGGTCGACGGTGGTGCGCACCGAGCCGCTGTCCGCGCCGCCGCACCAGCCGCTGCGGGCGATGTCCGGCATCTGGTCACCGGCCAGCACGGTGTAGTAGTTGGCGGCCGGGATCGGGCGCAGTTGCAGGTCGATACCGAGCTTCTTGAAGTTCTGCTGGAGCACGGTGCCGACGTTCTTGTAGCGGGCGTTGGTGTCGGCGTAGCCGTAGACCAGCTTCTTGGGGACCTTCTTGCCCTTCAGGAGCTTCCTGGCCTCGTCCAGCTTCGGCTTGCCCGCGGGGTCCAGGTCGGTGTGCTGGGCGACGTAACCGCGCTGGGCGGGGTTGATGTACGACTGGGCCACCTTGCCGAAGCGTGCGCCGCCGTACTGGACCTGGATGGAGCCGCGGTCGATGGAGAGCGCCATCGCCTTGCGGACGTCGGGGTCCTTGATGGTCTCGGTGTTGAAGTTGAGCACGTCCGTGCAGCCGAGCAGACCGGCCGCGGTGCGCTTCTTGACCTTGGGGTCGTTGAGCTTGGCCGCGTCGGACGCCTGCAGTCCGCCGTTGCTGTCCAGCGTGATCGCCGTGGGGTCCGAGTCGGCGAGCAGCTGCTGGCTGATGGTGGCCTGGGCGGTGGACAGTGTGAAGGTGAACGTGTCGGGCAGGGCCGGCCTGTTGGGGTCGGTCGCCGGGTCCCACCGGTCGTTGCGCACCAGCTTCATCGAGCGTCCGCGGTCGTACGACTTGATCTTGTACGGGCCCGAGGAGACGGGGTGGTTGGTGTAGTCGAGCTTGGTGTCCTTGTCCTTCGGCACCGGCGCCGTGTTCGACCGCGACACCAGCGCGGGGAACTCGGCGAACGGCTGCTTGAGGTGGAAGACGACGGTGTGGTCGTCCGGGGTGTCGATCCCCTTGAAGTCGCCGCCTGCGTAGGGGCCCTTGTAGCCGTCGTCGGCCAGGGCCGAGTTCAGCTCCTGCGGTGCCTGGGTGTAGACGTCGCGGGCGTAGGTGCGCTCGACGCCGTACTTGATGGCCTTGCTGGTGATCGGTGTGCCGTCCTCGAACTTCAGCCCCTTCTTGAGGGTGTAGGTCCAGGTGAGGCCGTCGGCGGAGGCCTTGCCGAGGTCGGTGGCCAGATCCGGCACGATGGTCGGCGGCCGGCCGGCGGTCTCCTTGGCCATGGTCAGGGTGCGGTAGTACAGCTGCCCGACGTTGGCGGTCTGGACGTAGTTGCTGTTGCCGGGGTCCAGGGTCTGGAAGTCCGAGGACATCAGGACGTTGATGTTCCCGCCCTTGGTGGCGTAGCCCTTCCCGACGGTCACCGGCGCGTAGGCGTCCGCCTTGGCGCCGGACTTGTCACCGGGTGTGGGCTTGGGGCCACCGCAGGCGGTGAGGGCCAGTCCGGCGCTCACCGTCAGGGCGAGCGCCGCCTTGGTGCTTCTGTTCACTGCATCTCCTTGCGGACGGGAAAGGGACGGCGCACGTCATGGGCCGATCCGAGGTGGAGCAAAGAAAGAGAGGTGGGGAGAAGGATGAGAGGTGGGGCAGGGCTCAGCGGTGGTGGATCAGCTTCGGGAGGACTTGGGGTCGAGGGCGTCCCGGACCGCGTCGCCGAGCAGGTTGAAGGCGAGCACGGTGATCACCAGTGCGCCGGCCGGGACGGCCAGGAACCACGGGTCGGAGAGGTACCAGTTCCCCGACTGGGCCGCGTTGAGCATCTGGCCCCAGGAGGGCGTGGGGTCCTTGACCCCGACGCCGAGGAACGAGAGGGCCGCCTCCGCGGTGATGTTGGTGGGGATCATCATGGTCGCGTAGACCAGCACGACCCCCATGACGTTCGGGATGATCTGCCGGAAGATGATGCTCCGGTGGGAGGCGCCGTAGGCCTGCGCGGCCTCGACGAACTCCTGCTGCCGGATCGAGAGCACCTGGCCACGCACGACTCTCGCCAGGTACGCCCAGCCGAAGAAGCCGAGGATGATCACCAGTGAGGCGATCGGCACCAGGCTGCCCGAGTCGAGGGAGGTGCCCCGCAGCCGGGACTGGAGGATCGGGGTCAGCGACAGGACGAGCAGCAGGTGCGGGAAGGCCAGGAACAGGTCCATCACGCGGCTGATCACCATGTCGACCTTGCCGCCGAAGTATCCGGCGGCCGCGCCGAGCACGGTGCCGAGGACGACCGACACCACCGTCGACAGCAGCGCGATGGTGAGCGAGATCCTCGCGCCGTAGGCCATGCGGGCGAAGATGTCGCGCCCGAGCCCTGGTTCGAGACCGAGCCAGTGCTCGCCGGACGGGAAGCGGTAGTACGACAGCGGCAGTCCCGGCGTGTCGAAGTCGTCCAGGAATTCGGGCCCGGTCCGGGCGCTGAACGGGTCGGAGCCCTCGATGGACACCAACACCGGGGCCAGGACGGCGAACAGCACCATCAGGGCCACCACGATCAGCGCGGCGACGGCGATCCGGCTGCGCCGAATGCGAAGCCATGCCGTGCCGAGCAGCGATCGCGCGGTGGCGATCTCGGCGGTCGGCTCGCGCTCGGTTGGTGCGGCCTCGGGCTCCGGTGAGGGCAAGGTGGCCACCTGCCCTTCGGAGGGCTCCGGCGCGCTGGCGCGGCGCGTCCGACTCGTCGACTCATGCGGATCCGGCACGTCGATCCTTCGGTGCTCGGGGGTGTGGGTGGCCGGAACGGTATACCAAGAATCAGGGTTTCCACCAGGGTGATGTGACATCCGGTGCAGCACCGTTGCGCAGGCCGCAAATCAGTCTTACTTCCCTAGTCATCGGCGGGTTATGGTCATGCGGAGCGTGGCGCGAGCCCGGCGTCGGCAACCCGCGCGACGGTGCGGCGCAGCCCCCCGCACCCCGGGACTCCGGCGGCTGATTCGCCTACTTGGTGTACCAAATCTGAGAGGGATGTCGATGAGAACCTTGGTGACCGCTTCCTGGGTGATCGCCCACGACGGAAGCTCGCACGTGGAGATCGCCGACGGAGCCGTGCTGATCGACGGCGACACGATCGTCGACGTGGGCGCGCGCACCGAACTCACCCGCCACCAGGCCGACGAGCACATCGACCTCGGTGACGCGGTGATCACTCCCGGCCTCATCGACCTCGACGCCCTCACCGACATCGATCACCTGATCCTGGACTCCTGGGCGTCCCCCGACGTGTCCTCGGGCTTCACCTGGTCGACGGACTACTTCGCCGCGCCGCGCGCGGTGTTCGACGCAGCGCAGCGGCGCTCGGTGCGGGAGTACGCGCTGACCCAGCTCGCCCTGCACGGCGTCACCAGCTACATGCCGATCGCCTCCGAGGTGCACAGCGACTGGGCCGAGACGTACGAGGACTTCGTCGCCATGACCGAGGTGTCCACGAAGCTGGGTCTGCGTGCCTTCCTCGGGCCGTCGTTCCGGTCCGGCGTCAACGTGATCGGCGCGGACGGCAAGCGCACGGTGCAGTTCGACGAGGAGGCCGGCCGGCGCGGCCTCGCCGACGCGCTGCGCTTCCTGGACCACACCTCACAGCTGGCCGACCCGCTGGTGACCGGGGTCCTGCTCCCCTGCCGGATCGAGACGCTCACCCCGGAGCTCCTGCGCGACGTCGCCCGGGCCGCACACGAACGCGGCGCGCTGGTACGCCTGCACGCCCTGCAGGGCATGTCCGAGCGCGACTTCATCCAGCACACCTACGGGCGCACTCCGCTTCAACTCATCGCCGAGTCAGGGCTGTTGTCGGACCGGCTGATCGTTCCGCACGGTGTGGTTCTGGACGTACACCCCGAAGTGCTGGGAGCCGACACGGGAGATGTCGCGGTGCTCGCCGACGCAGGTGTGTCGATCGTGCACTGCCCACTGACCAACGCCCGGTACGCCCACAACCTGCACACGTTCGGCGGCTACCGGGCGCAGGGAGTGAACCTGTGTCTCGGCACCGACTCCTTCCCGCCGGACCTCGTCCGGGGAATCGACGTGGGCACCCAGGTCGCCAGGATCCAGGCCGGTGACCTGGGCCAGGGTCACCTCGCGGGCTACTTCGAAGCGCTCTGGACCGGTGGCGCGACCGCACTGCACCGGCCGGACCTCGGCCGCCTCGCCGCGGGGGCCACCGCCGACCTCGCGGCGTTCGCCCTCGACGACTTCCGCATGGGCGTCACCGAGGATCCACTGCGCACCCTCGTACTCAACGGCACCGCGCGCGACGCGGTCCTGACGATGGTCGCGGGCAAGGTCGTCATGCGCGACGGTTCGATCCCCGGCGTCGACCTCCCCGCCCTGAGGCGCGCCGGGCAGGAGCTGTTCGACGTGATGCGCGCGGCGTATCCGGAGCGTGACCACCGCCGCCGCCCGGTGGACGAACTCTTCCCTCCGGTGTTTCCGCGGAGGTAGGGCACCTGGCCTCTGCCCCCTCGATAATCGCCGGCGCGGCACGCGGCCCCCTGGTGGGGTGTGGGGATGAACGAAGACAAGGAGAGCCGGGCCGCCATGTTGCGGCTGCCCACGCTGGCACTCCGGCATCACGCCTCATCGCGGGCGCGCCCGGGGAGAAGCAGGTCGCGGCGTCCGTCGGTCCGGACGGGCAGGTCATCGCGTTGTGGTCGAAGCCCCGTGATCTCCCCGGGCTCTCGGCCACCACCACCGACGCCGGAGGGGCTACGTTCCCTGAACCGCGCGCGACGAAGGCGGTCGACACCCACGTGTCGATACACGCGCCGCACCGCACGGCCTCCGTCGAACTCTCCGGCCTCAAGCTCGCCCACGTCACCGTTCAGCCGCTGCCCGGGGACCGGGTGCTTGTGGTGGGCGCCCGGGCCAGGTGGCGTCCGGAGGGCGCCGACCGCAACGCGATCGTCTACGACGCCGACGGCCACGTGGTCGCGGAAGCCACCCTCGGCGACGGCATCTCGCACGTCTTCGCCACACACACCGGCGACATCTGGGTGGGCTACTTCGACGAAGGTGTCTACGGCAACCTCGGGTGGGGCAACCCGGGCACACCGGCGCCCATCGGAGAGTACGGTCTGATCCGCTTCTCCTCCGACCTCGAGACGCAGTGGCGCTTCCCGTCGCACACGTCCGAGCCCTGGGGAGCGATCAGCGACTGCTACGCACTCAACATCGACGGCGACACCGCCTGGGCCTGTTACTACACGGACTTCCCGATCGTCAGCGTCCGCGACGGCGTGGTGACGTCCTGGCGCAACAGCGTGGCCGGAGCCACGGCTCTCGCCGTCAAGGACGCACGCGTCGCGCTGCTCGGCGGCTACGGACCACACCACGACCGGCTGTCCGTGGGCACCCTCGACAGCGAAGACCTCCGCGTCACGGACGAGTACCGGATCGTGGTGCCGGACGGCCGGCCCCTGCCGAAGCGCACCCAAGTGATCGGCCGCGGCCCGGACTTGCACGTCCTTTCGGGCGACGACTGGTACCGACTCGGCCTGGAGGACATCCCCCACACGACTGCCTGAGAGACTGCACATCATGACCGCCACACGCAGTGCAACTGTCGAGATCCCCACCGGGGACGGCACCGCCGACGCCTACCTCGCCCACCCCGACGACGACGCCGCCCACCCGGCCGTCCTGCTCTACATGGATGCCTTCGGGCTGCGCCCTCATCTGCGGGCGATGGCCGACCGGCTCGCGGCGGCCGGGTACACCGTGCTCGCCCCCAACGTGTTCTACCGTCATGGCCCGGCGCCGGTCGTGGCCCTGCCCGACTTCATCACCGACGCCGAGCGGCCGGCGCTGTTCGAGCAGATCGTCCCGCTCATGGGCGACCTGACCGCGGACGCGGTGGCACGCGACTCCGCCGCCTGCCTGTCCTGGCTGGCCGACTGCCCCTCGGTGGCCGCCGGCCCCGTCGGCGTCACCGGTTACTGCCTGGGCGCCCGCCTGGCCCTGCTCACCGCGGGCAGCCATCCCGAGAGGGTCGCGGCGGCGGCCGGCTTCCACGGCGCCGGTCTGGCCACCGACGATCCCACGAGCCCTCACCTCCTCGCCGGCCGGATCACCGCTGAGCTCTGCTTCGGTCACGCCGACCAGGACCCGTCCATGCCGCCCGAGCAGATCGAACGCCTTGACAAGGCGCTCTCCGCGGCCGGCGTACGCCACCACTCGGAGGTCTACACGGGCGCCCATCACGGCTTCACCATGGCGGACACGGACCGCTTCGACGCCGAGGCCGCGGAGCGGCACTGGGGTGCGCTCCTCGACCTGCTGGGCCGCAACCTCTGATTCCGCGTCGAGCGGCTTGGACCTTCAGGCCGTGACCGTCTGCGCGTGAACCTCGGCGGATTCGGCGCCCAGCGCCGCGAAGCGAGGGTTTCGGCGCAGGGCGGTCACGGCCGTGGCCCTCGCGTGCGGGAGCGGCACCGTCACTCACAGGCTTGCCTGTAAGCAACTCCCTTACTGCATACATGAGTTCGCCGGTACGGAAACACCCCTCATCGTTGGGGAGCCGGTGGCCGTGCGCGAGCTGCTCGGCCAGGTCTCCGCCTGTGACGACATTCAGCGCTGTGCGGTCGCCGAACAACCTGCGGACGATGTCGGCCTGTTGGGCGAGAAAGCGTCGGCCGCGCGAGACCTCGCCCGGCCGGTCAGATCAACGCACCCGGGCAGTACACCTAGCGCGTCGCCTGGAACGTGCGCCGGTACGCCAGGGGCGAGACGCCGATCGCGGCGTGCAGATGCTGTCGCAGTGACGCGGCCGTGGCGAAGCCCACTTCACCGGCGATCCGGTCCACCGGCAGATCGCTGGACTCCAGCAGATGACGCGCCCTCGCAACCCGCTGCTGGGTGAGCCACCGACCGGGGCTCATCCCGGCCTCGTCCCGGAACCGGCGGGCGAACGTCCGCAGACTCATCTGCGCATGGTCCGCGAGCTCGGCCAGCGTCAGCGGCAGGTCGAGGTGGTCGAGTGCCCACTCCCTGGTGGCCGCCGTGCCGGCGACGGACGCCTCGGGAACGGGCTGCTCGATGTACTGCGCCTGACCCCCTTCGCGCCAGGGCGGCACCACACACCTCCGCGCCACCTGGTTGGCCACCTCGGCGCCGAAGTCCTGTCGTACGACGTGGAGGCAGACGTCCACGCCGGCGCCCGCGCCGGCCGAGGTGAGAATGTCGCCGTCCTCGACGAAGAGCACATCGGGGTCGAGCTTCACCTGCGGGAAAAGACGCCGGAAGCGGTCGGCCAGGACCCAGTGCGTGGTGGCTCGACGGCCGTCCAGCAGACCGGCCGCCGCGAGGACGAAGGCACCGGTACAGATGGACATGATGCGAGTGCCGGGCGGGATGTGCGCGAGCGCGGCGGCCACCGGGCCCGGGAGCACGGCCCCGTTGGGCGGGTACTCGTCGACGGGCGGGATCACCACGGTGTCGGCCTCGGCCAGCGCTTCGGGGCCGTGCTCGACGGTGATCAGGAAGTCGGCGTCCGTACGCACCGGGCCCCCGTCGACACTGCAGGTGCGGATCTCGTACCGGCCGTCCGCGGCACCGAAGATCCGCCGCGGAATGCCCAGCTCGAACGGGTGCACCCCGTCGAGCGCGAGCACCACGACCCTGTGCACACCGCGAGGACCGCGGGCATCACCGACGTCGCTGCCACTACTGCCATCGCTGCCACCACTCATGGCACGATCCTATCGAATGGTGGCAGTCATGCCATTTTCTCGGGCGCCCGGCCACGGCAGGCTGGAGCCGTGAGCACTTCAGAGAACACCGCCCCCACCGCAACCACCACCCCCGCCGCCCCCACCATGCGGGCCATCAGCCAGGACACCCTCGGCGGCCCCGAGGTACTGAAGGAGGTCGAGCGCGAACGCCCGGCACCGGGACTGAGCGAGATCCTCGTCAGGGTCCATGCCGCAGGCGTCAATCCGACCGACTGGAAGCACCGGGCGCTCGGCATCTTCCTCGGCGAACCGCCGTTCGTCCTGGGCTGGGACGTGTCCGGCGTCGTCGAGGAGACGGGTCTCGGCGTGACCCTGTTCAAGCCGGGCGACGAGGTGTTCGGCATGCTGCCCTACCCGCACGGCGTGGGCTCGCACGCCGAGTACGTCACCGCGCCCGCCCGCGCCTTCGCGCACAAGCCGTCCGAGGTCGACCACGTGCAGGCGGGCGCCATTCCGCTCGCCGCTCTGACCGCCTGGCAGGCCCTGGTCGACACCGCCCAGGTGCAGCCGGGGCAGCGCGTCCTGATCCACGCCGCGGCCGGCGGCGTCGGCCATCTCGCCGTGCAGATCGCCAAGGCACGCGGCGCGTACGTGATCGCCACGGCCAGCGCGGCCAAGCACGACTTCGTGCGCGGTCTGGGCGCCGACGAGCTGATCGACTACCGGACGACCGACTTCAGCGAGGCGGTCCGCGACGTGGACGTCGTCCTGGACACCATCGGCGGCGACTACCGCACCCGGTCCCTGCCCACGCTGCGCGCGGGCGGCCTGCTGGTCTCCATCCTGCCGACCGGCACCACGGAGCTGGCCGAGGAGGCCGAGCGGTTCGGCGTGCGGGGCGTGGAGATGCTCGTGGAGGCCGATCACGCCGGCATGAACGCGATCGCCGACCTGATCTCCACGGGCAGGCTCCGCGCGACGATCGCCGGCACCTTCCCGCTCGCCGAGGCCGCCAAGGCACACGAGCTGGGCGAGACCGGCCGCACGACCGGCAAGCTGGTCCTCGTCGTGCGCTGATCACGTCCGCTCGTCCGTCAGCCCATGGTCGGGTCACCCTTGATGAGGGCGAAGGTGGCGCCGACGGGGTCCTTGACCATGGCCATGCGGCCGACACCGGGCACGTCCATGGGCGGGAAGAGCGTCGTGGCACCGCGCTCGGTGGCGGCCGCGTAGGTCGCGTCGCAGTCCTCGACGCCGAAGTACGGGTGCCACTCGGCTCCGGAACCGGCGTCGAGGTTCTCCTGCTGGAGCTGCATGATGCCGCCGTGCCCCGCCTCGCCCACGTCCGCGGAGCCGGCCGGGGCGACGACGGTGTACTCGGGAGCGCCCTCGCCCATTGGCATGTCCTGGTACAGCCAGGAGAACACCTGGCGGTAGAAGTCCTTGGCCGCGCCGGTGTCGGTCGTGTAGAGCTCGGTCCAGCACAGGGCGTTGGGCCGCATGACCGTTCCGAGACCCTGGACGTCACCGGGCTGCCAGACCGCGAACTGCGCACCGGCCGGATCCGTGAACGCGCCCATCCGCCCCGAAGTGAAGACATCACCCGGGGGAACGCGGACCGTGCCTCCGGCCGCCTCCACCGCCTTGGCGACACCGTCCGCGTCGGGGGTGTGGAAGTAGATGGTCCAGGAAGGGGAGGCACCCTCCTCGGTCAGCCGACCGGCGGCGGCCACGTCCTTGCCGTCGAGCTGGAAGAACCCGTAGCCGCCCCCCTCGGGTCCGGCGGACCGGAAGGTCCAGCCGAACACTCCGCCGTAGAACGCGGCGGCCGCGTCCACGTCCGGCACACCGAGGTCGAGCCAGTTCGGCGCGCCCGGTACGTACGTCGTCGAAAGCATGATCACGCCTTTCGTGTACTGACGAATCCCGATGCGAGCCAGCCTGGCAGCCACCACTGACAATCGCCGCCCGCGACACGGTCGGCACAGGTCGCAGGCGGTGCCTGCGACCTGTGCCGGCGCCGGCTACCCGAATTGGCCGGGCTGGTAGTCGCCTGCGGGCTGCTGAACGAGGACGTTCACTCGGTTGTAGGCGTTGATGAGGGCGATGAGGGACACCAGCGCGGTGAGCTGGTCCTCGTCGTAGTACTTGGCCGCGTTCGCCCATGCCTCGTCCGAGACACCGCCACTCGCGTCGGCGATACGGGTGCCCTGCTCGGTGAGCTCCAGGGCTGCGCGCTCGGCATCGTTGAACACCTTCGCCTCGCGCCACGCCGCGACCATGTTGAGGCGCGTCTGGTCCTCCCCGGCCGCCGTGGCGTCCTTGGTGTGCATGTCGGTGCAGAAACTGCAGCCGTTGATCTGGCTGGCGCGGATCTTCACCAGCTCCTGTGTGGCAGCCGGAAGCGTCGAGTCCGTCACCACCTTGCCGCCCGAGTTGATGTGCTTCAGGACCTTGGCCCCGACGTGGTTGGCGAAGAGGTTCAGGCGGGCTTCTTGCATGGCGAGCTCCTAGTTCGTGCCGGTGGTTACATCCCTCTGACGGAGCGGCTCGGCACGATGTGACGAGTCCAGATGTGACGCGCGCCACACAGGCC encodes the following:
- a CDS encoding ABC transporter permease, translating into MTSFLMRRFVAMIVLLFVISFVTFSLFQLGPADPAAAACGQECTPQRIAEARIALGMDKPFLTQYFTYMSGLVSSHTVGAPGAETLCNWPCLGKSFQTNEDVTTIIGRALPYTLSVASGAIVLWTVAGVGLGLLAALRKGRFADKLIVGGASVGVSLPIPVTGLLLLLLFVSTLDLLPFTTNEIATPFDATGPGGWLLNYLLPWVALAVLFSAQYIRVTRSNMLETFGEDFMRTARAKGLSRRNIVFKHGARAGITPVVTMLGLDIGGLLGGAVLTEQIFSVPGVGFTAVHAAQSGDLPVTMAITMMAAFFIIVANVLVDIAYAVIDPRVRVA
- a CDS encoding ABC transporter ATP-binding protein is translated as MTTPEAAPMLAIRDLRVSFPTDDGVVHAVNGMDLTLARGETVGIVGESGSGKTVTSQALMGLLKDTTAEVTGQILLDGQDLNTLTETQMRAYRGKKIAMIFQDPLSAMHPFYPVGAQIAEAYRVHNHVSKKAAAQVAVDMLGRVGIPDPKRRYAAYPHEFSGGMRQRAMIAMALVCEPELLIADEPTTALDVTVQAQILDLLNELQDETGTSVILVTHDLGVVAEVCHQVVVMYGGECVEQATVANLFKDPRHPYTQGLLASMPSLAQRSERLNPIPGFPPSLLALPDGCLFADRCPKAHLVPDDACGTRRPTLTGLDGHPSRCHLETLQPTGEVAR
- a CDS encoding chlorohydrolase family protein, yielding MTASWVIAHDGSSHVEIADGAVLIDGDTIVDVGARTELTRHQADEHIDLGDAVITPGLIDLDALTDIDHLILDSWASPDVSSGFTWSTDYFAAPRAVFDAAQRRSVREYALTQLALHGVTSYMPIASEVHSDWAETYEDFVAMTEVSTKLGLRAFLGPSFRSGVNVIGADGKRTVQFDEEAGRRGLADALRFLDHTSQLADPLVTGVLLPCRIETLTPELLRDVARAAHERGALVRLHALQGMSERDFIQHTYGRTPLQLIAESGLLSDRLIVPHGVVLDVHPEVLGADTGDVAVLADAGVSIVHCPLTNARYAHNLHTFGGYRAQGVNLCLGTDSFPPDLVRGIDVGTQVARIQAGDLGQGHLAGYFEALWTGGATALHRPDLGRLAAGATADLAAFALDDFRMGVTEDPLRTLVLNGTARDAVLTMVAGKVVMRDGSIPGVDLPALRRAGQELFDVMRAAYPERDHRRRPVDELFPPVFPRR
- a CDS encoding ABC transporter ATP-binding protein → MTPLLEVTDLTKHFPTRSRGFRPGGGAIKAVDGVSFSVDAGQTLGLVGESGCGKSTTGRLLMRLLDPTSGSVRLDGREIAELRSSELQEYRRRVQMVFQNPSSSLNPRQSVGSAIAAPLLAQRITPAGGVKARVRDLMDRVGLRPDHYNRFPHEFSGGQKQRVGIARALALDPQLIICDEPVSALDVSVQAQVINLLEDIQRDTGVAYLFIAHDLSVVQHFADRIAVMYLGKIMEYGDTARVFGAPEHPYTRALLSAVPQPDPAADRSGRIRLKGDLPSPADPPRGCVFQSRCPVHTQLDPQRRQSCAESVPSGDIACHHADVAAEMLALTTSR
- a CDS encoding ABC transporter substrate-binding protein — encoded protein: MNRSTKAALALTVSAGLALTACGGPKPTPGDKSGAKADAYAPVTVGKGYATKGGNINVLMSSDFQTLDPGNSNYVQTANVGQLYYRTLTMAKETAGRPPTIVPDLATDLGKASADGLTWTYTLKKGLKFEDGTPITSKAIKYGVERTYARDVYTQAPQELNSALADDGYKGPYAGGDFKGIDTPDDHTVVFHLKQPFAEFPALVSRSNTAPVPKDKDTKLDYTNHPVSSGPYKIKSYDRGRSMKLVRNDRWDPATDPNRPALPDTFTFTLSTAQATISQQLLADSDPTAITLDSNGGLQASDAAKLNDPKVKKRTAAGLLGCTDVLNFNTETIKDPDVRKAMALSIDRGSIQVQYGGARFGKVAQSYINPAQRGYVAQHTDLDPAGKPKLDEARKLLKGKKVPKKLVYGYADTNARYKNVGTVLQQNFKKLGIDLQLRPIPAANYYTVLAGDQMPDIARSGWCGGADSGSVRTTVDPNVGPSLDGKTYGFSNIPRFHDPKIAHDMYKLRGTNGTSEELGKKWATLFDRTMQAYPLVPLVRSYTSSVVGSKVRGAQMGYFFGAIDLSIVGAEH
- a CDS encoding ABC transporter permease, whose amino-acid sequence is MPSPEPEAAPTEREPTAEIATARSLLGTAWLRIRRSRIAVAALIVVALMVLFAVLAPVLVSIEGSDPFSARTGPEFLDDFDTPGLPLSYYRFPSGEHWLGLEPGLGRDIFARMAYGARISLTIALLSTVVSVVLGTVLGAAAGYFGGKVDMVISRVMDLFLAFPHLLLVLSLTPILQSRLRGTSLDSGSLVPIASLVIILGFFGWAYLARVVRGQVLSIRQQEFVEAAQAYGASHRSIIFRQIIPNVMGVVLVYATMMIPTNITAEAALSFLGVGVKDPTPSWGQMLNAAQSGNWYLSDPWFLAVPAGALVITVLAFNLLGDAVRDALDPKSSRS